The Pseudomonas wenzhouensis genome has a segment encoding these proteins:
- a CDS encoding DUF6685 family protein yields MSLSESSTLSGRLAALAQRLGLLGRGSRQIFAKASALRLPFKALPAPVESIGWHEGPQLQLLLNLSRGALSGPVQEDKAQAHHALTQVVEAQTQHLQSFDLRLIDGFACPCPAPGYSSFEDYAASEHCRHVRIISYRDFVKTIGQPLPRFLAGEPVELRQANWRGARVFWSGETQGEAFAGAIAYARRRELEAQLPANLLRYRLNEAGLNNLQNRYHVLAMPEAAWSDPGFMGLLLDNGIPYARLSLLKKADTPEFLLLPKAHPQATALGEGLRLAGAPDVPNHLRQLTVQPA; encoded by the coding sequence ATGAGCCTGTCCGAATCCTCAACGTTGAGTGGCCGCCTGGCAGCCCTGGCGCAACGCCTGGGCCTGCTTGGCCGTGGCTCACGACAGATTTTCGCCAAGGCCAGTGCCTTGCGCCTGCCATTCAAGGCACTGCCTGCACCAGTCGAGAGCATTGGCTGGCATGAAGGCCCACAACTGCAGTTGCTGCTCAACCTGTCTCGCGGCGCACTCTCGGGGCCCGTACAGGAAGACAAGGCCCAGGCCCACCACGCACTGACTCAGGTTGTGGAAGCACAAACGCAGCACCTGCAGTCTTTCGATCTACGCCTGATCGACGGTTTCGCCTGCCCCTGCCCGGCCCCCGGCTACTCAAGTTTCGAAGACTATGCAGCCAGCGAACACTGCAGGCACGTGCGCATCATCAGCTACAGGGATTTCGTCAAAACCATCGGCCAACCTTTGCCACGCTTTTTGGCCGGCGAGCCAGTCGAACTGCGCCAGGCCAACTGGCGAGGCGCGCGTGTCTTCTGGTCAGGGGAAACACAAGGCGAAGCCTTTGCAGGCGCCATTGCCTATGCACGCAGACGCGAACTGGAAGCGCAGCTACCGGCCAATCTGCTGCGCTATCGACTTAATGAAGCCGGCCTGAACAATCTGCAAAATCGCTATCACGTCCTGGCCATGCCGGAAGCAGCCTGGAGTGACCCTGGGTTCATGGGCTTGCTGCTGGACAACGGCATACCCTATGCGCGCCTGTCACTGCTGAAAAAAGCCGATACCCCGGAGTTTCTTCTGCTGCCTAAAGCTCACCCGCAAGCCACTGCCCTGGGCGAAGGGCTGCGCCTGGCGGGCGCACCGGATGTTCCCAACCACCTACGCCAACTTACAGTTCAGCCTGCCTGA
- the recA gene encoding recombinase RecA codes for MDENKKRALAAALGQIEKQFGKGAVMRMGDHERQAIPAISTGSLGLDIALGIGGLPKGRIVEIYGPESSGKTTLTLSVIAEAQKHGATCAFVDAEHALDPDYAGKLGVNVDDLLVSQPDTGEQALEITDMLVRSNAIDVIIVDSVAALVPKAEIEGEMGDMHVGLQARLMSQALRKITGNIKNANCLVIFINQIRMKIGVMFGSPETTTGGNALKFYSSVRLDIRRTGAVKEGEEVVGSETRVKIVKNKVAPPFRQAEFQILYGKGIYRNGEIIDLGVQQGLVEKSGAWYSYQGNKIGQGKANAAKFLEDNPAVAREIEDQIRQKLLVSNAPAKAAADDLADAEVDF; via the coding sequence ATGGACGAGAACAAGAAGCGCGCCTTGGCGGCTGCCCTGGGCCAGATCGAGAAGCAGTTCGGCAAGGGCGCGGTGATGCGCATGGGCGACCATGAGCGTCAGGCCATTCCGGCCATCTCCACGGGTTCGCTGGGTTTGGACATCGCCCTTGGTATCGGCGGTCTGCCGAAGGGCCGGATCGTCGAAATCTACGGCCCGGAATCCTCTGGTAAGACGACCCTGACCCTGTCGGTGATCGCCGAGGCGCAGAAGCATGGCGCTACCTGTGCCTTCGTCGACGCCGAGCACGCGCTGGATCCCGACTACGCCGGCAAGCTTGGCGTCAATGTCGATGACCTGCTGGTGTCGCAGCCGGATACCGGCGAGCAGGCGCTGGAAATCACCGACATGCTGGTGCGCTCCAATGCCATCGACGTGATCATCGTCGACTCCGTGGCGGCTCTGGTGCCCAAGGCGGAAATCGAAGGTGAGATGGGTGACATGCACGTCGGTCTGCAGGCGCGTCTCATGAGTCAGGCACTGCGCAAGATCACCGGTAACATCAAGAACGCCAACTGCCTGGTGATCTTCATCAACCAGATTCGCATGAAGATCGGCGTGATGTTCGGCAGCCCGGAAACCACCACCGGTGGTAACGCGCTGAAGTTCTACTCCTCGGTTCGTCTGGATATCCGCCGCACTGGCGCGGTCAAGGAAGGCGAGGAAGTGGTCGGTAGTGAAACCCGTGTGAAAATCGTCAAGAACAAGGTCGCGCCGCCTTTCCGCCAGGCCGAGTTCCAGATCCTCTACGGCAAGGGTATCTACCGTAACGGCGAGATCATCGATCTGGGCGTGCAGCAGGGGCTGGTCGAGAAATCTGGCGCCTGGTACAGCTATCAGGGCAACAAGATCGGCCAGGGCAAGGCCAATGCTGCCAAGTTCCTGGAAGACAATCCGGCAGTGGCCCGTGAGATCGAAGACCAGATTCGTCAGAAACTGCTGGTCAGCAATGCACCAGCAAAGGCTGCCGCTGACGATCTGGCTGACGCAGAAGTCGACTTCTAA
- a CDS encoding YggL family protein, protein MATNRSRRLRKKLCVDEFQELGFELTLNFKADLSDKTLDDFVDQFLDQAIAGNGLDYVGGEDFGLVCLAKRGSVNEEQRAAVEAWLKGRNELEKFELSPLQDVWYPENPINQA, encoded by the coding sequence ATGGCGACCAACCGTTCCCGCCGTCTGCGCAAGAAGCTCTGTGTCGATGAATTTCAGGAGCTGGGCTTCGAGCTGACCCTGAACTTCAAGGCCGACTTGAGCGACAAGACCCTCGACGATTTCGTCGATCAGTTCCTCGACCAGGCCATCGCCGGCAATGGTCTGGATTACGTGGGTGGCGAGGACTTCGGTCTGGTCTGCCTGGCCAAGCGTGGCTCGGTCAACGAGGAGCAACGTGCTGCCGTTGAAGCCTGGCTCAAGGGCCGCAACGAGCTGGAGAAATTCGAGCTCAGCCCGCTGCAGGACGTCTGGTACCCGGAAAACCCGATCAACCAGGCGTGA
- the recX gene encoding recombination regulator RecX: MSVVLDNPLAVRRAAMDLLARREHGRVELMRKLRKRGAPEALVEAALQRLAEEGLLSEARYLESFVAYKARAGYGPQRIREELGQRGLARGDIDQALRDSGIDWFEQLRETWQRKFAGRLPVDARERAQQGRFLAYRGYSLEMIGRLLRGCDE, from the coding sequence ATGAGCGTTGTACTGGATAACCCGCTCGCCGTTCGGCGAGCGGCCATGGATCTGCTGGCGCGACGTGAGCATGGGCGTGTCGAGTTGATGCGCAAGCTGCGCAAGCGCGGCGCTCCCGAGGCGCTGGTCGAGGCTGCTTTGCAGCGTCTTGCAGAAGAGGGCTTGCTGTCCGAGGCGCGCTATCTGGAAAGTTTCGTTGCCTACAAGGCGCGCGCCGGTTATGGGCCGCAACGTATCCGTGAAGAGCTGGGGCAGCGCGGGCTGGCGCGTGGCGATATCGATCAGGCTTTGCGTGACAGTGGTATCGACTGGTTCGAGCAATTGCGTGAAACCTGGCAACGCAAGTTTGCTGGCCGGCTGCCCGTCGATGCCCGCGAGCGGGCCCAGCAGGGCCGGTTTCTGGCGTACCGGGGTTATTCGTTGGAGATGATCGGGCGTCTGTTGCGCGGTTGCGATGAATAG
- a CDS encoding DUF2835 domain-containing protein, which produces MPSLVLDIALSAERLQAVYRGTANRIMAQSRDGRRVSLPAHHLRPYLTHAGIYGSFVLEFSSTGELLSLRPLD; this is translated from the coding sequence ATGCCCAGCTTGGTGCTGGATATTGCGTTATCGGCCGAACGGTTGCAGGCCGTCTATCGCGGGACTGCCAACCGGATTATGGCGCAAAGCCGCGATGGGCGTCGCGTCAGTTTGCCGGCCCATCACCTGCGGCCCTATCTGACTCATGCCGGGATCTATGGTTCCTTCGTGCTGGAGTTCAGCAGCACCGGCGAGTTGCTCAGCTTACGCCCTCTGGACTGA
- a CDS encoding quinone-dependent dihydroorotate dehydrogenase: MYSLARELLFKLSPETSHELSIDLIGAGGRLGLNALLTKAPANLPVNVMGLQFANPVGLAAGLDKNGDAIDGFAQLGFGFVEIGTVTPRPQPGNPKPRLFRLPEAEAVINRMGFNNHGVDHLLARVQAAKFKGVLGINIGKNFDTPVERAVDDYLTCLDKVYAHASYVTVNVSSPNTPGLRSLQFGDSLKELLEALRRRQEDLAQEYGKRVPLAIKIAPDMSDEETALVAAALLGADMDAVIATNTTLSREGVEGLAHGDEAGGLSGAPVRDKSTHIVKVLAGELSGRLPIIAVGGITEGKHAAEKIAAGASLVQIYSGFIYKGPALIREAVDAIAALRK; the protein is encoded by the coding sequence ATGTACTCACTGGCCCGCGAGCTGCTGTTCAAACTGTCCCCGGAAACCTCTCACGAGCTGTCCATCGATCTGATCGGTGCCGGTGGCCGGCTGGGGCTCAATGCTCTGCTGACCAAGGCACCGGCCAACCTGCCGGTCAATGTTATGGGGCTGCAGTTCGCCAATCCGGTTGGTCTGGCGGCAGGCCTGGATAAGAACGGTGATGCCATCGACGGCTTCGCTCAGCTTGGTTTCGGTTTCGTCGAGATCGGCACCGTGACCCCGCGCCCGCAGCCCGGCAATCCCAAGCCGCGCCTGTTCCGCCTGCCGGAGGCCGAGGCGGTGATCAATCGCATGGGTTTCAACAACCATGGGGTCGACCATCTGCTGGCGCGCGTTCAAGCGGCGAAGTTCAAGGGTGTACTGGGGATCAATATCGGCAAGAACTTCGATACGCCGGTCGAGCGGGCGGTGGATGATTACCTGACCTGCCTGGACAAGGTGTACGCCCATGCCAGCTATGTCACGGTCAATGTCAGCTCGCCCAATACGCCTGGGCTGCGCAGCCTGCAGTTCGGTGACTCGCTGAAGGAGCTGCTCGAGGCACTGCGTCGCCGTCAGGAAGACCTGGCTCAGGAGTACGGCAAGCGCGTACCGCTGGCGATCAAGATCGCCCCGGACATGAGCGATGAAGAGACTGCGTTGGTCGCTGCCGCCCTGCTGGGGGCAGATATGGACGCGGTGATCGCCACCAACACCACGCTCAGCCGCGAAGGTGTCGAGGGGCTGGCTCATGGCGATGAAGCCGGTGGTCTGTCGGGGGCGCCGGTCCGTGACAAGAGCACGCATATCGTCAAGGTGCTGGCCGGTGAACTGTCGGGTCGTTTGCCGATCATCGCGGTCGGCGGTATTACCGAGGGCAAACACGCAGCGGAGAAAATCGCTGCAGGTGCGAGCCTGGTGCAGATCTATTCGGGATTCATCTACAAGGGGCCGGCGCTGATTCGCGAGGCGGTGGATGCGATTGCCGCGCTGCGTAAATGA
- the rmf gene encoding ribosome modulation factor, which produces MRRLKRDPLERAFLRGYQYGINGKSRELCPFTLPSVRQAWLNGWREGRGDNWDGLTGTAGIHRLNELHAVG; this is translated from the coding sequence ATGAGAAGACTTAAGCGTGATCCGTTAGAAAGAGCTTTTTTGCGCGGCTATCAGTACGGCATCAATGGTAAATCCCGCGAACTCTGCCCCTTTACCCTACCTTCGGTTCGTCAGGCCTGGCTCAATGGCTGGCGTGAGGGCCGTGGTGACAACTGGGATGGGCTGACCGGCACGGCCGGTATTCATCGACTCAACGAACTTCACGCTGTCGGCTGA
- the rlmKL gene encoding bifunctional 23S rRNA (guanine(2069)-N(7))-methyltransferase RlmK/23S rRNA (guanine(2445)-N(2))-methyltransferase RlmL produces the protein MSERYEIVLTCPKGLEGLLLEEAKALGLEEVREQTAAVRGHAEIEVAYRLCLWSRLANRVLLVLSRFAMNNADELYDGVQAVDWRDHLLPAGSLAVEFSGNGSGIDNTHFGALKVKDAIVDRLRTAGGERPSIDKLNPDLRVHLRLDRGEAVLSLDLSGHSLHQRGYRLQQGAAPLKENLAAAILIRAGWPRIAAEGGALADPMCGVGTFLVEAALMAADIAPNLRRERWGFSNWLGHVPAIWKKLHAEAEQRAAAGLAKPPLWIRGYEADPRLIQPGRNNVERAGLSDWVKIYQGELGSFEPRPDQNQKGLVISNPPYGERLGDEASLLYLYQNLGERLRQACLGWEAAVFTGAPELGKRMGLRSHKQYAFWNGALPCKLLLIKVQVEQFVTSERRAREDDQQPANEAPQQARLSEGGQMFANRLQKNLKQLGKWARREGVECYRLYDADMPEYAVAVDLYRDWVHVQEYAAPRSVDPDKAQARLLDALAAIPQALGVAQNRVVIKRRERQTGTKQYQRQAAQGEFMEVSEGGVKLLVNLTDYLDTGLFLDHRPLRLRIQHEAAGKRFLNLFCYTATATVHAAKGGARSTTSVDLSKTYLDWARRNLSLNGFSDKHRLEQGDVMAWLGDDRGEYDLIFIDPPTFSNSKRMEGVFDVQRDHVELLDLAMARLARGGVLYFSNNFRKFQLDENLMARYQVEEISAQTLDADFARNPKIHRAWRFTAR, from the coding sequence ATGTCTGAACGTTACGAAATCGTACTGACCTGCCCCAAAGGGCTCGAAGGCCTGTTGCTGGAAGAGGCCAAGGCGCTGGGCCTGGAGGAGGTGCGCGAGCAGACTGCTGCAGTACGTGGTCATGCCGAGATCGAAGTGGCTTATCGCCTGTGTCTGTGGTCGCGCCTGGCCAACCGCGTGCTGCTGGTGCTGTCGCGCTTTGCCATGAACAACGCCGACGAGCTGTACGACGGCGTGCAGGCAGTGGACTGGCGGGATCATCTGCTGCCGGCCGGCAGTCTGGCGGTGGAGTTCAGCGGTAACGGCTCGGGTATCGATAACACCCACTTCGGTGCACTCAAGGTCAAGGATGCGATCGTCGACCGGCTGCGTACGGCTGGTGGCGAGCGGCCCAGTATCGACAAGCTCAACCCGGACCTGCGCGTGCATTTGCGTCTGGATCGTGGTGAGGCGGTGCTTTCCCTCGATCTTTCCGGGCACAGCCTGCACCAGCGCGGTTACCGTCTGCAGCAGGGGGCTGCACCGCTGAAGGAAAACCTGGCGGCCGCGATCCTGATTCGCGCCGGTTGGCCGCGTATCGCTGCCGAGGGCGGTGCATTGGCCGACCCGATGTGCGGTGTAGGCACGTTCCTGGTGGAGGCGGCGCTGATGGCTGCCGATATCGCCCCCAATCTCAGGCGTGAGCGTTGGGGGTTTTCCAACTGGCTCGGCCATGTGCCGGCCATCTGGAAAAAACTGCATGCCGAGGCCGAACAACGGGCCGCAGCCGGCCTGGCCAAACCACCGCTGTGGATTCGTGGTTATGAGGCCGACCCGCGTCTGATTCAGCCAGGGCGCAACAACGTCGAGCGCGCCGGGTTGTCCGACTGGGTGAAGATCTATCAGGGCGAACTGGGCAGTTTCGAGCCGCGCCCGGATCAGAATCAGAAAGGTCTGGTGATCAGCAATCCGCCCTACGGAGAACGCCTGGGCGACGAAGCCAGCTTGCTGTACCTCTACCAGAACCTCGGCGAGCGCCTGCGCCAGGCCTGCCTGGGCTGGGAGGCAGCGGTATTCACCGGCGCGCCGGAACTGGGCAAACGCATGGGCCTGCGCAGTCACAAGCAATACGCGTTCTGGAACGGTGCACTGCCGTGCAAGTTGTTGCTGATCAAGGTGCAGGTCGAGCAGTTCGTCACCAGTGAGCGGCGTGCGCGCGAGGATGATCAGCAGCCAGCGAACGAGGCGCCGCAGCAGGCGCGTCTGTCCGAAGGCGGGCAGATGTTCGCCAACCGCCTGCAGAAGAACCTCAAGCAACTGGGCAAATGGGCGCGTCGTGAGGGGGTCGAATGCTACCGTCTGTACGATGCCGATATGCCCGAGTATGCCGTGGCGGTCGATCTGTACCGCGACTGGGTGCACGTACAGGAATATGCCGCACCACGTTCGGTCGACCCGGACAAGGCTCAGGCGCGGCTGCTCGACGCCTTGGCCGCAATCCCACAGGCGCTGGGCGTGGCGCAGAATCGCGTGGTGATCAAGCGCCGCGAGCGCCAGACCGGCACCAAGCAGTATCAGCGTCAGGCGGCGCAGGGCGAGTTCATGGAGGTGAGCGAAGGCGGCGTCAAGCTGCTGGTCAATCTTACCGATTACCTGGATACCGGCCTGTTCCTCGATCATCGTCCGCTGCGTCTGCGCATTCAGCATGAGGCGGCCGGCAAGCGTTTCCTCAACCTGTTCTGCTACACCGCCACGGCCACCGTGCATGCGGCCAAGGGCGGGGCGCGCAGCACCACCAGCGTCGATCTGTCGAAAACCTACCTGGACTGGGCGCGGCGCAATCTCTCGCTCAACGGTTTTTCCGATAAGCATCGCCTGGAGCAGGGCGATGTGATGGCTTGGCTGGGTGACGATCGCGGCGAATACGACCTGATCTTCATCGACCCGCCGACCTTCTCCAATTCCAAGCGCATGGAGGGCGTGTTCGATGTGCAGCGTGACCACGTCGAGCTGCTCGATCTGGCCATGGCGCGTCTGGCCCGTGGCGGCGTGCTGTACTTTTCCAACAACTTCCGCAAGTTCCAGTTGGATGAAAACCTGATGGCGCGCTATCAGGTCGAGGAGATCAGTGCGCAGACCCTGGATGCGGATTTCGCCCGCAACCCGAAGATCCACCGCGCCTGGCGTTTCACCGCACGCTGA
- a CDS encoding CinA family protein — protein MDCISQLAAQLGRQLQDAGAQVTTAESCTGGGIAEAITRIAGSSAWFEAGYVTYSNAQKTRQLGVPAELFASVGAVSREVVEAMVRGAQAHSGARYAVAVSGVAGPGGGSEEKPVGTVWLAWGDGERLYSVRRQFSGNRDEVRRQTVEAALAGLSRLLAEENPSAG, from the coding sequence ATGGATTGCATCAGCCAACTGGCCGCGCAGCTCGGCCGGCAACTGCAGGATGCCGGCGCCCAGGTCACCACGGCCGAGTCCTGTACCGGCGGAGGCATCGCCGAGGCGATTACGCGGATTGCCGGCAGTTCGGCCTGGTTCGAAGCTGGTTACGTCACTTACTCCAATGCACAGAAAACCAGGCAACTGGGGGTGCCGGCCGAGTTGTTCGCCAGCGTTGGGGCCGTCAGTCGTGAAGTGGTGGAGGCCATGGTGCGTGGTGCCCAGGCCCATAGCGGTGCACGCTACGCGGTTGCCGTCAGTGGTGTGGCCGGCCCCGGTGGGGGTTCCGAGGAAAAACCGGTCGGAACCGTCTGGCTGGCCTGGGGCGATGGCGAGCGTCTTTACAGCGTGCGCAGGCAGTTCTCCGGAAACCGCGACGAGGTGCGCCGACAAACGGTCGAGGCCGCTCTGGCAGGGCTTTCGCGCCTGCTTGCAGAGGAAAATCCGTCTGCGGGGTAG
- the dacB gene encoding D-alanyl-D-alanine carboxypeptidase/D-alanyl-D-alanine-endopeptidase, producing the protein MIQRFRQLALCALLLPLALSSHAASTTLPAKVEQALKANKISNNALSVVTVPLNGQNGGLQFNADVSVNPASTMKLVTTFAALELLGPNHQWKTEFYADGPLKDGVLHGNLYLRGGGDPKLNMERLWLLLRDLRINGVRQVQGDLVLDRSFFVAPQLPAFNDDGGDANKPFLVKPDSLLVNLKAQRFITRAEGGKVQIAMDPPIAAVRIDNQVRLLKAGKCPAWPDIRYNAVEQYDGTTLIVSGQLAEGCSAQTYLSLLDHPSYAAGAVRGIWQELGGKILGKDRQGSVPENARMLVRAFSPDVVEIVRDINKYSNNTMARQLFLSIGAQFRTDADQDDAMAAQRVIRNWLARKGITAPHLVIENGSGLSRAERISAREMALILQAAWRSPYAAEFRSSMPLVAMDGTMRRRLQRTPLVGEAHIKTGTLNNVRAIAGYSRDSNGQDWAVVAILNDPKPWGATSILDQVLLETYKQPKR; encoded by the coding sequence ATGATCCAGCGGTTTCGCCAACTGGCGCTATGCGCCCTGCTTCTGCCTCTCGCCCTGTCCAGCCATGCCGCCAGCACCACGCTGCCGGCCAAGGTCGAGCAGGCCCTGAAGGCCAACAAGATTTCCAACAACGCGCTGTCGGTGGTGACCGTCCCACTGAACGGCCAGAACGGTGGCCTGCAGTTCAATGCCGATGTCTCGGTCAACCCGGCCTCTACCATGAAACTGGTGACCACCTTTGCAGCCCTGGAACTGCTTGGCCCCAACCATCAGTGGAAGACCGAGTTCTATGCCGACGGCCCGCTGAAGGATGGCGTGCTGCATGGCAACCTCTACCTCAGGGGAGGTGGCGACCCGAAACTGAACATGGAAAGACTCTGGCTGCTGCTGCGCGATTTGCGCATCAACGGCGTGCGTCAGGTACAGGGTGACCTGGTGCTCGATCGCAGCTTCTTCGTCGCCCCGCAATTGCCGGCCTTCAACGACGACGGTGGCGACGCCAACAAACCCTTCCTGGTCAAGCCCGACTCCCTGCTGGTCAACCTCAAGGCGCAGCGCTTCATCACCCGCGCCGAAGGCGGCAAGGTGCAAATTGCCATGGATCCGCCCATCGCCGCCGTGCGCATCGACAATCAGGTGCGCCTGCTCAAGGCAGGCAAATGCCCGGCCTGGCCGGACATCCGCTACAACGCGGTTGAGCAGTACGACGGCACCACCCTGATCGTCAGCGGCCAACTGGCCGAAGGCTGCAGCGCGCAAACCTACCTGTCGCTGCTCGACCACCCCAGCTATGCCGCCGGAGCGGTACGCGGCATCTGGCAGGAGCTGGGCGGCAAGATTCTCGGCAAGGACCGCCAGGGCTCCGTACCGGAAAATGCCCGCATGCTGGTACGCGCCTTCTCCCCCGATGTGGTGGAGATCGTCCGCGACATCAACAAGTACAGCAACAACACCATGGCCCGGCAGTTGTTTCTCAGCATTGGCGCGCAGTTCCGTACCGACGCCGATCAGGACGATGCCATGGCCGCGCAGCGGGTGATCCGCAACTGGCTGGCGCGCAAGGGCATCACCGCGCCGCATCTGGTCATAGAGAATGGCTCCGGACTGTCACGCGCCGAACGCATCAGCGCACGCGAAATGGCGCTGATCCTCCAGGCGGCCTGGCGCAGCCCTTATGCCGCCGAATTCCGCAGCTCGATGCCGCTGGTGGCAATGGACGGCACCATGCGCCGCCGCCTGCAGCGCACCCCGCTGGTGGGTGAAGCGCATATCAAGACCGGCACTCTGAACAACGTACGCGCCATCGCTGGCTACAGCCGCGACAGCAATGGTCAGGACTGGGCCGTGGTCGCCATTCTCAACGACCCGAAACCCTGGGGCGCCACCTCGATTCTCGATCAGGTGTTGCTGGAAACCTACAAACAGCCCAAGCGCTGA